Genomic DNA from Rana temporaria chromosome 1, aRanTem1.1, whole genome shotgun sequence:
aatatgcaaatgagctagatacggcgattcagaaacgtacgtccgcccggcgcattgatttacgtcgtttacgtaaggctttttccggcgtaaagttacccctgctatatgaggcgtagccaatgttaagtatggacgtcgggccagcgtcgaattttccgtcgtttacgtcgtttgcgtaagtcggacgcaaatagggctgtgcgtaagttacgttcacgtcaaaagcattgactattgcgccgttcgttagaagcgtcaaatacgtggggtcacgggtaattcgcatacaacacgccccctaccagcctattttgaattaggcgggcttacgccgcctcatatacgctatgccgccgtaacttcgggcgcaaattctttctgaatacgggacttgcctgtcaaagttacggcagggtagtgtatatgagatacgctacgcccgcctaaagataggcatttctctatgaatctagccctataacttttgcacaaaccgatcaatatatgcttgagtgagtgagaaacttatatagcgcaacacatgcgaactgaatcgcctctgggcgcttggtatccatttcctgggccctcagaagagatgggtcttgatctttctcctgaaggccaggtgattcacctccaatcggatgctggttggtagagcgttccatagtctgggtccttggaccgcaaatcttcgttctcctttggacttgtatctggttttctgtatctggagtagattttgatttgtggatcgcagaatgcgattggggttatgggcttttagtttttcgcatagatattggggggcagttccttgaacacacttatgcgttagacagagtgccttgaacgtgattctgtcttttacaggcaaccaatgaagggatcttattcccttcacttattgcgattttttttttttaccaaaaatatgtagaagaatacgtatcggcctaaactgaggaaaaaatatgttttttttatatatatttttgggggatatttattatagcaaaatgtaaaaaatattgcatattttttttcaaaattgtcactcttcttttgtttatagcacaaaaaaataaaaaccgcagaggtgatcaaataccaccaaaagaaagctctatttgtggggaaaaaaggacgccaattttgtttgggagccacgtcgcacgaccgcgcaattgtcagttaaagcaacgcagtgctgaatcgctgaagtggttaatggccggACCTCCGTGAACTTTAATTCAATACCCCACCCTGATCTACATAAATTGATACAGAATGAATGGATTTTTTAGGTAGGACAGTTTCTAGTGGTGGCCGTGCCCGATCAATCtcctgtcatttattttttttccccgggaAGTAAATTAATTGGCAACAAGATTGTataaaaagggcctggacaaaccaccggggatcgaggtagccggacaccgagggattgatcacctgtcggtcggCACCTGAGCGACaagctgaaggagatccaggcgtaatttaattaaggaggcatatctccaagaattcaacccagaggtgacctgtggcagaggtgtcttctgaggctcattgagaggggtttgtggcagagactttctcccaaattcaagttcaccaaggagggtctgtggcagaaacttattcctataattgtctgagtgatactccggctgccaggtcagtgagagaggtctgtccgggtacactaaacccattccGATGGGAGTGGTGctaagaagtgttacgcttgggagcagtggcggctggtgctcaaaatgtttgggggggggggggcgcaaacgtaaaaaaaataaaaaaaaattgcagcctcactgtgcccatcaaatgcagccactgtggcatcaatcactgtgccatgccatcaaacgcagccactgtgccatcaattgtcaccactgtgccatgccatcaaacgcagccactgtgccatcaattgtcaccactgtgccatgccatcaaacgcagccactgtgccatcaattgtcaccactgtgccatgccttcaaatgcagtcactgtgccatgccatcaaacgcagccactgtgccatcaattatcaccactgtgccatgccttcaaatgcagtcactgtgccatgccatcaaacgcagccactgtgccatcaattatcaccactgtgccatgccatcaaatgcagtcactatgccatcaattcgcaccactgtgccatgccatcaaacgcagtcactgtgccatgccatcaaacgcagccgctgtgccatgccatcaaacgcagtcactgtgccatgccatcaaacgcagccgctgtgccatcaattgtcaccattgtgccatgccattaaacacagccactgtgcccctcaattgtcgccactgtgccaattgtcactacTATGCCCCTCAATCGTTGCCACtctgccaattgtcaccactgtgccctttaattgtcgccactgtgcccattgtcactactgtgcccattaatgccactgtgcccattgtcactaatgtgcccattgttgccactgtgcatgtcactgtgccctttaattgttgccactgtgcccattgtcacttctgtgcccattgatgccactgtgcccattgatgccactgtgccctttgtcgccactgtgcccattgatgccactgtgccctttgtcgcctctgtgcccattgtcgccgatgtgccctgtaaaatgcacttaccttaatccttccacgtccctcgatgtcctctcccgccttggtgacgcttcagccaatcaggttaccgataaccagaatcggtgaacctgattggctgagatcagccgtcagtcttatccaaggaacgcaccctgtacgttccctggataaagcacccgggagacgagggctgtacacaGAAaccctatcagagccgctggctctgataggcacttccgcacagccaaccagctgctgttatttaggtggtcggcgctcaatgtccggccacctgaatagaccagcagcagctggcaacaataacaaacattcatgcaatgcattaatgtatgttattttcagtggcggtgcggagccagagggggcggcgctccagcgccctctatggacggaccgccgctgcttgggagcaggactgtttcctatcatcacgcctgaatctgctattctccattcttcttcagctttactttcctcaccacaagtttactgtttttaccccggctgggtaataaagagcacagcaaagagcacctgtcttttACTTCTACTAGATGTACCACACATCAattacccctaggaatttcggaggagccgaGAGGTAatacgccgcccaaaaatccagcagctcctccgggggtaatgctacatatatataaaaaataaaataaaaaaaatacgtgTCTGGTGGGGATTTCTGTAGCCTGTGCTTTGCTCCTTCCTCCTGATAGTAaatgctgggggggagggggggatttttgccaatgctcctcctcctctcctaatGGAGTGGGAGTGGAAAGATTTCCAAAATGAAAATGAAACTTCTCCCGGGTCAATAAATAGGGAAACTCAGAGACAGGAGGAGATCAGAGGAGACTGGAGAGGCTGGAGATACACAGAGTGGGATAGACACTTATCACAGCTGTGTTACATCGCGTCCGCATCCTCCACCaccaatcatcatcatcatggaTACCCTTCGCTACAAGatcttcatcatcctcatcatcggGGTCATACTCAACATCTGCCAGGGTAAGGACTGCAACCAGAGCATGTTTTATATTATGTATAAGGCAATAGACCATCATGTGCTGTGCACTGCAATATAACATTAAACTAAATATTGTAGCATAATGTAGCAAAGAATAATATACTAGAatacaatgtaaaataaaataccagCGTACaatgtaatgtaataaaaaataataataaataatataacataATGATGCTTTTGAAAATGTCTTATCACTGCAGTAACGATatcaacaaaataataataataataataataataataataataaaaatgaaaaaaattaaatactgtcattaagtttcatttttttcatttttattaatattattattattattttgttgatATCGTTACTGCAGTGATAAGACATTTTCAAAAGTAGCATtatgttatattatttattattacattttattacattacatTGTACGctggtattttattttacattgtatTCTAGTATATTATTCTTTGCTATATTATGCTACAATATTTagacacactggggcagatccacagacagagtacgccggcgtatctactgatactccggcgtactttcaaatttcccgcgtcgtatctttggtttgaatcctcaaaccaagatacgacggcatatgtgttagatccgacaggtatacggcttcgtacgcctttcggatctaagatgcaatacttcggcgtccgccgtgtggcgttcacgtcgttttccgcgtcgggtatgcaaattagctatttccgacaatccacgaacatgcgcgcggccgtcgcattctcttacgtcgtctctagtcggctttttccggcgtatagttaaagctggtattttgcagcatatagttagacttgccatattatgtatggccgtcgttcccgcgtggaaatttgaatttttttttttgcgtaagtcgtccgtgaatcgggatggacgtaattcacgtccaagttaaaaaaaatgacgtcgttgcgacgtcatttagcgcaatgcacggcgggaaatttagaaacggagcatgcgcagttcattcggcgtggggacgcgcttcatttaaatgaaacacgccccctaatcgccgatttgaattccgccgccagagatacactacgccgccgtaacttacggcgcaaaatctttaaggattcgaaattacgccaggtaaggtacggcggtgtagcgtatctctgatacgctgcgccgatctatttctatgtggatctggcccactgaatATAATAGTAATTATACTTCTGAAAATTTCTGATCACTGACTTCAGTGACaccgggtcgggtgtcctcttcggtgggtcgggtgtcctcttcggcgggtcgggtgtcctcttcggcggggcggtatacgccgatacccgctttcctgcgccgagtttgaacactgcgccgacatatacagagcgcagtacactcgtgtattgtcggcaatgctcggctacccgcgctgacgtcctgtacgtccaggacgtgagcgcggaaggagccgagactgcccgactatacccgagtgtactgcgctcggtatatgtcggcgcagtattcaaaactcggcacgggaaagcgggtatcggcgtataccgcgcacccacaattttgccctgattttcagggcaaaaaagtgcgcggtatacgccgataaatatggtaattattattactattattattattataatattcagTATGTAATTAagtttcatttatatttttattattatgttgttGATATTGTTACTGCAATTAGTGATTAGAAATTTTCAGAAGTATAACTACTATTACTATtatcaataatatatatttaGTTATACCTCTGaaaatgtctgaccactaactgcagtatcaacaaaataataataaaaaaatgatataacaaACTACATGCTGTAGAATATAATTATAGCAGTAATATAATTATACTTCTGAAAATTTCTGATCACTAGCTGCAGTAGCGAtatcaacaatatatatatatatatatatatatatatatatgtaaaattatATAGAATaactacatatactgtatattattgatAATAGTAATGATAGTTTTACATCTGAAAATTTCTGATCGCTAGCTGCAGCAAcgatatgaaaaatatataaagaataaataaaaaaaataaatgatatagcATAActtcatatatatattattaataatagtaataatagttaTACTTCTGAAAACGTCTGACTACTAACTGCAGTAACAATatcaacaaaataataataaaaacaattatataacataacTACACGCTGTATATTATAATGATAACACTAAAAATAATTATACCTCTAAAAATTTCTGATCGCTAACTGCAGTAACAATAtcaacaaaattaaataaaataataatatgacaTAACTTTATGTaatttacaataataaaaaaatatttctatagTGCTTTTCTCTCTGTGAtatcaacaaaatataaaaaataaaataaaaaaaatgatatagcaTAACTACATATATATTATTGATTGCTAACTGCagtaacaatttaaaaaaaatagtaataaaaattaaACTTAATTACATACTGactataataatgataatagtaataataattatgacttttgtctgaccactaactgcaGTAATGAtatcaacaaaataaaaaataattatatagcaTAACTACAAATATATTATTGATAATAGTTATATTTCTGAAAATTTCTAACCAGTAACAATatcaacaaaataataataataaaaaaaaattatatactacatactgtatattataatgataacattaataataattatacttCTGAAATTCCAAAAAAATCAGAAGATCTGAGATTCGAATAAAATTagaatgtttgaaaaaaaattgaaattcagaatttagaaagaaaataggagattcggaaattcgaaaaaaattggaaattcagAGATTtaaaggaaatttaaaaaaaaaagttccttatAAAAGGTATAagctaaagtaaaataaaaataaaaatgcagtgatCTAAAAGAGCCAATTAGAAATGGACTTCAAGCCGTTTAGAATGACCAGGCTAATGAAAAGTCATTTCTGATTGGTCGGCTTCTCCTCTTCCCAAGTAAAAGCACTTACTAAGACGATTCGAAAggcttgtatttttattttttccttgtgtgtgtgtttttaatttaTAACTTCTTCTGTTACTATTTATATGCCTAATGTTGTTTTAGGTTTGTAGGTTTATTTTATTAGATCTCCCCTGTGTGTtttatgacactttgctacaatgttgtgtagtgagtgtacagcttgtataacggtgtaaatttcctgtcccctcaaaataactcaacacacagccattaatgtctaaaccgctggcaacaaaagtgaggacacccctaagtgaaaatctccaaattgggcccaaagtgtcaatattttgtgtggccgccattattttccagcactgccttaaccctcttgggcatggagttccccagagcttcacaggttgccactggagtcctcttcccctcctccatgatgaaatcacagagctggtggatgttggagatcttgcactcctccaccttccgtttgaggatgtcccacagatgatcaatagggtttaggtctggagacatgcttggccagtccatcacctttaccctcagcttctttagcaaggcagtggtggtcttggaggtgtgtttggggtggttatcatgttggaatactgccctgcagcccagtctctgaagggaggggatcatgctctgcttcagtatgtcacagtacatgttggcattcatggtcccctcaatgatctgtagctccccagtgccccaGACCATGGGagtgccccagaccatgacactcccaccaccatgcctgactgtagggaagacgcacttgtctttgtcctcctcacctggttgccgccacacacgcctgacaccatctgacaccaaatacctttatcgtggtctcatcagaccacaggacacggttccagtaatccatgtccttagtctgattgtcttcagaaaactgtttgtggTCTTTCttctgcatcatctttagaagaggcttccttctgggacgacagccatgcagaccaatttgatgcagtgtgcggcgtgtgGTCTGAGCACTTGAAGGCTGTCCCCTcctccacccctttaacctctgcagcaatgctggcagcactcatatgtctatttcccaaagacaacctatgtatatgacgctgagcacatgacctcaacttctttggtggaccatggcgaggcctgttctgaggggaacccgtcctgttataccgctggatggtcttTGCCacttcagtttcagggtcttggagatcttcttatagcctaggccatctttatgtagagcaacagttattttttttttcagatcctcagagagttctttgccatgaggtgccatgttgaacttccagtgaccagtatgagagagtgagagcgataacaccaaatttaacacacctgccccccattcacacctgagaccttgtaacactaacgagtcacatgacaccgggggagggggaaatggctaattgggtccaatttggacattttcacttggggggtgtactcacttttgttaccagcggtttagacattaaccacttgccacccgccaatgacatattgacgtcggcaaagtggttgtagaatcctgactggacgtcctcaggattctgagccgatcgttgttgacaccccgcaacaccgatcaaggtaaagagtctctcacggaggctctttaccatgtgatcagccgtgtccaatcacggctgatcacaatgtaaacaggaagagccgttgatggctcttcctcactcgcgtctgacagacgcgagtagaggagagccgattgtttatcagcgcacccccccttggatcgccacagtggaccaccagggaagggcaaacaaaaaaataaaagggggcaaaaagaaaaaaaagtctggggaaaaaaaaagcattacaaaataaaaaagatgccaatcagcgcccacaaatgggcactgactggcaacatgggtaaatcagtgccaccccacagtgtccatcagtgccaccccacagtgtccatccatgcccagtgcccacctatcagtgcccatctgtgccacccataagtatccatcagtgccgcctatgtgtgcccatcagtgccgcctatgtgtgcccatcagtgccgcctatgagtgcccatcagtgccgcataccagcgcagaagtgatcaaataccaccaaaagaaagctctatttgtggggaaaaaaggaggccaattttgtttgggtacagtgtagcacgaccgcacaattgccattcaaagtgcgacagcgctgaaagctgaaaattggcttgggcgggaaggtgcgtaagtgcccggtatggaagtggttaatgtgttgagttattttgaggggacggcaaaggtacactgttatacaagctgtacactcactacacaacattgtacatacaaagtgtcatttcttcagtcacaggaaaagatagaagaaaatatttacagaaatgtgaggggtgtacttacttttgtgagataatgtatgTAGCTCcgacatataccgcagcgctgcacagagaacactgagccagtcacatccgtCTCTGtagcagaggagcttacactctaatttaTACATTCCTTTTCTCTCCTAGTGTCCGCCGCTAGCAGGAACCCCTCTGATTGTTGTTTGGCCACAAATGATAAGAAGATTCCCTACAAACTCATCAGGGCCTACAGGCACCAGGGCGAGGGGTCCGGCTGCTACATTCCCGCTATTGTGTAAGTGTCTGAAAATGATGAAAGTCTTCACTTCGTAACTAATGAGGGATTAGACCGCTGGGGGGCAACTTtcattatatggggggggggggggggggtggcccccAACCGAAGCCTCCAACATCACCGCAGGGCCACATAGAAAATTCTGTGAATATCATTATCAGAGACACACAATAGGATACAGTCAACGACtatggacatactacaggagagggtcagagactgcggagagttcgtcagagactgcagacatactacaggagagggtcagagactgcggagagttcgtcagagactgcagacatactacaggagagggtcagagactgcggagagttcgtcagagactgcagacatactacaggagagggtcagagactgcggagagttcgtcagagactgcagacatactacaggatatggtcagagactgcggagagtttgtcagagactgcagacatactacaggagagggtcagagactgcggagagttcgtcagagactgcagacatactacaggagagggtcagagactgcggagagttcgtcagagactgcagacatactacaggagagggtcagagactgcggagagttcgtcagagactgcagacatactacaggatatggtcagagactgcggagagtttgtcagagactgcagacatactacaggagagggtcagagactgcggagagttcgtcagagactgcagacatactacaggagagggtcagagactgcggagagttcgtcagagactgcagacatactacaggagagggtcagagactgcggagagttcgtcagagactgcagacatactacaggatatggtcagagactgcggagagttcgtcagagactgcagacatactacaggagagggtcagagactgcagacatagtacatgagagGGTCAGATACTGCatgcatactacaggagatggtcagagactgcagacatagtacaggagagggtcagatactgcagacatgatacaggagatggtcagagactgcagacatgatacaggagatggtcagagactgcagatatactacaggagatggtcagagactgcagacatggtacaggagatgatcagagactgcagacatagtacaggagatggtcagagactgcagacatagtacaggagatggtcagagactgcagacatgatacaggagatgatcagagactgcagatatactacagcagatgattagagactgcagacatactacaggagatggtcagagactgcagacatagtacaggagatggtcagagactgcagacatgatacaggagatgatcagagactgcagatatactacagcagatgattagagactgcagacatactacaggggatggtcagagactgcagacatagtacaggagatggtcagagactgcagacatgatacaggagatgatcagagactgcagatatactacagcagatgattagagactgcagacatagtacatgagatggacagagactgcagacataatacattttggcctaaacttgttttctattttttcttattGGATATGTTTATTAACACAGAGTATAAAtgattgtttatttgtttttccccCAATATGTtttatcttttctttttatataataaaaaataaataaaaaatatatgataaaaaaatgcatttgggtacagtgatgcatgaccacgcaatttccAGTTAAAacatggtctggtcatgaagggggtaaaaccttccggaggtcagGTGGTTAAGAAACCCTTAAAGGgctataataatagtgtgtgactgtgggggggggggttaaataacATTGACACGCTTGCACTAAAAACCTTATTTTGGTAGAACGGgagcactaaaaaaataaaattatcacGGTTTATATATGttatgcagaattgttttaaaatgACACTGGTctgggaaaaaattatatatgtgtttttttatttatttttttcgtttttttttttttgcttttagatatacaggaaaaaaaaaatattgtaagaaaatagcacaaaataaaaacaagaaaaaagaaacaatcaaaaaaacaaacacacatctaattctgtaactttgtgataactgtctgtcttctctcctctagATTCACAACAGTCAGGAACAGACACCTCTGCGCCCCCACAGATTCCGACTGGGTAAAGAAGTACATGCGCTGCCTAGAAAAAAACGCAGTGAGTAAAACTGATTTATTATAGAGATTACACTGATCAATAGTcatgtatatagctctgacatataccgcagtgctgtacagagaacactgagccagtgacatcagtctctgtaccaactTTGCCCAGTTCGCTCCTCaatcattggctgtatgttttaaaaataaagggCACCTGTCACAATGTTTCCACCCAAACACCAAATAGTTATGGCCCATTTAAGCCCCATTGCATGGAGCAGCTCACCTGTTGCATAAGACTTGtcctgcatagttacatagtcagggctcatttacacttgcatcaaaacaaggcttcggacaggctttgttaaagctcttcgAACGCCAGTccaaaatgataccccatgtagcttcagtggtgcttcaaatcgtcttcaaagcctccatagaagtctatggcaaagcttgcttgaagtcCCACTGAAGCCTCATCAAAACCCCAtgaagcctcaccaaagccccaccaaaggctcattgaaGCCCTATTGAAGCTCCACtaaagcctcattgaagccccatGAAGCCTCACTGAAGcctcaccaaaggctcatcgaaagccctatcgaagctccaccaaagccatatcgaaggctcatcaaagccctatcacagctccaccaaagcctcatcaaagccctattgtagctccaccaaagcctcaccgaagccccaccaaaggctcatctaAGCCCTatcaaagctccaccaaagccatattgaagccccaccaaagcctcaccgAAGCCCCACCAAAAGCTCATTAAAGCCCTATCAAAGCTCCACCAAAACCTCATCAAAGCCCtatcgaagctccaccaaagcctcattaaagccccaccaaaggctcatctaAGCCCTatcaaagctccaccaaagccatattgaagccccaccaaaggctcattaaAGCCTtatcgaagctccaccaaag
This window encodes:
- the LOC120924626 gene encoding C-C motif chemokine 19-like, translated to MDTLRYKIFIILIIGVILNICQVSAASRNPSDCCLATNDKKIPYKLIRAYRHQGEGSGCYIPAIVFTTVRNRHLCAPTDSDWVKKYMRCLEKNAKKC